The following are encoded in a window of Castanea sativa cultivar Marrone di Chiusa Pesio chromosome 5, ASM4071231v1 genomic DNA:
- the LOC142636029 gene encoding uncharacterized protein LOC142636029 isoform X2: MPSLKMKHNLSMHGLKEKYGLHACQKSSKVSKKSCSYVRITEQTAEFDTCIHKCQDVSSSTQVPIENVESNEATDCAELPNEETSQFQKQPSFFVDSATIERMESTHNSNLETIFSPALEPIENDTELKADGDTGNNNDPDMPRLGADDSDDNRSSSDYQTCDVSDFYISDMIVASLPVNENAFDGDIGDANFFPNYDYTEPLFDVAEQYIMFPFLEETMKMSDINDAQSGEEALKDSDNNSLYLAIEQMRSCNQEFDVNSDSDQAECFDPQIFIKNLPELSDVVSNFQATILPKETQNSKAVTLVLDLDETLVHSTLEHRDDADFTFSVFFNMKEHTVYVKQRPYLHTFLERVAEMFEVVIFTASQSIYAEQLLDILDPDGKLISRRVYRESCIFADGSYTKDLTVLGVDLAKVAIVDNSPQVFRLQVNNGIPIKSWFDDPSDCALVSLLPFLETLIDADDVRPIIAKRFGHLKKPNRISANGKNSRPFEVTEFLSSYSK; this comes from the exons ATGCCATCACTAAAAATGAAGCACAATTTGAGCATGCAcggtttaaaagaaaaatatggtcTTCATGCCTGCCAAAAGTCAAGTAAAGTTTCCAAAAAATCATGCTCATATGTCAGGATTACTGAACAAACAGCAGAATTTGACACCTGTATTCACAAATGTCAGGATG TTTCTTCAAGCACCCAAGTGCCCATTGAGAACGTTGAAAGCAATGAAGCTACAGACTGTGCCGAATTGCCTAATGAAGAAACTTCTCAGTTTCAGAAACAGCCATCATTCTTTGTAGATTCTGCAACCATTGAAAGaatg GAATCTACTCACAATTCAAACTTGGAGACAATTTTCTCTCCTGCTTTGGAGCCCATTGAAAACGATACTGAACTAAAAGCTGACGGTGATACAG GGAATAACAATGATCCTGACATGCCAAGGTTGGGAGCTGATGACAGTGATGATAATAGAAGCTCATCTGATTATCAAACTTGTGATGTATCAGATTTTTATATATCTGACATGATTGTTGCTAGCTTACCCGTCAATGAGAATGCTTTTGATGGTGATATTGGtgatgcaaatttttttcctaattacgATTATACTGAGCCGTTGTTTGATGTGGCTGAGCAATACATAATGTTTCCTTTCCTTGAGGAAACTATGAAAATGAGCGATATCAATGATGCCCAATCTGGTGAAGAAGCCTTAAAGGACTCGGACAATAACAGCTTGTACCTAGCAATTGAACAGATGAGATCCTGCAACCAGGAATTTGATGTTAACTCTGATTCAGATCAGGCAGAGTGCTTTGATCCgcaaattttcataaaaaatttaccaGAACTATCAGATGTGGTGTCAAACTTTCAGGCAACTATTTTGCCGAAGGAAACTCAGAACAGTAAAGCTGTAACACTAGTTCTTGATTTGGATG AAACACTTGTCCACTCTACGTTGGAACACCGTGATGATGCGGACTTCACCTTCTCTGTTTTCTTCAACATGAAAGAGCATACTGTATATGTGAAACAGAGGCCTTACCTCCACACGTTCTTGGAGAGAGTTGCGGAGATGTTTGAAGTTGTTATTTTTACTGCAAGCCAAAGCATCTATGCAGAGCAACTTCTTGATATACTGGATCCAGATGGAAAGCTTATATCTCGCCGAGTTTACCGTGAATCATGCATTTTTGCAGATGGCAGTTACACTAAAGATTTGACAGTTTTAGGTGTTGATCTTGCAAAAGTTGCCATAGTTGATAATTCTCCACAG GTTTTCCGGTTGCAAGTCAATAATGGGATTCCTATAAAGAGTTGGTTTGATGATCCGTCAGACTGTGCACTAGTTTCATTACTTCCTTTCTTAGAGACCCTGATTGATGCCGATGATGTCCGTCCAATCATTGCCAAGAGATTTG GTCATTTGAAGAAACCTAATAGAATATCTGCTAATGGCAAAAATAGTAG ACCATTTGAAGTAACCGAGTTTCTATCCAGTTATTCTAAATAG
- the LOC142636029 gene encoding uncharacterized protein LOC142636029 isoform X3 has protein sequence MPSLKMKHNLSMHGLKEKYGLHACQKSSKVSKKSCSYVRITEQTAEFDTCIHKCQDVSSSTQVPIENVESNEATDCAELPNEETSQFQKQPSFFVDSATIERMESTHNSNLETIFSPALEPIENDTELKADGDTGNNNDPDMPRLGADDSDDNRSSSDYQTCDVSDFYISDMIVASLPVNENAFDGDIGDANFFPNYDYTEPLFDVAEQYIMFPFLEETMKMSDINDAQSGEEALKDSDNNSLYLAIEQMRSCNQEFDVNSDSDQAECFDPQIFIKNLPELSDVVSNFQATILPKETQNSKAVTLVLDLDETLVHSTLEHRDDADFTFSVFFNMKEHTVYVKQRPYLHTFLERVAEMFEVVIFTASQSIYAEQLLDILDPDGKLISRRVYRESCIFADGSYTKDLTVLGVDLAKVAIVDNSPQVFRLQVNNGIPIKSWFDDPSDCALVSLLPFLETLIDADDVRPIIAKRFGHLKKPNRISANGKNSRISLFKKK, from the exons ATGCCATCACTAAAAATGAAGCACAATTTGAGCATGCAcggtttaaaagaaaaatatggtcTTCATGCCTGCCAAAAGTCAAGTAAAGTTTCCAAAAAATCATGCTCATATGTCAGGATTACTGAACAAACAGCAGAATTTGACACCTGTATTCACAAATGTCAGGATG TTTCTTCAAGCACCCAAGTGCCCATTGAGAACGTTGAAAGCAATGAAGCTACAGACTGTGCCGAATTGCCTAATGAAGAAACTTCTCAGTTTCAGAAACAGCCATCATTCTTTGTAGATTCTGCAACCATTGAAAGaatg GAATCTACTCACAATTCAAACTTGGAGACAATTTTCTCTCCTGCTTTGGAGCCCATTGAAAACGATACTGAACTAAAAGCTGACGGTGATACAG GGAATAACAATGATCCTGACATGCCAAGGTTGGGAGCTGATGACAGTGATGATAATAGAAGCTCATCTGATTATCAAACTTGTGATGTATCAGATTTTTATATATCTGACATGATTGTTGCTAGCTTACCCGTCAATGAGAATGCTTTTGATGGTGATATTGGtgatgcaaatttttttcctaattacgATTATACTGAGCCGTTGTTTGATGTGGCTGAGCAATACATAATGTTTCCTTTCCTTGAGGAAACTATGAAAATGAGCGATATCAATGATGCCCAATCTGGTGAAGAAGCCTTAAAGGACTCGGACAATAACAGCTTGTACCTAGCAATTGAACAGATGAGATCCTGCAACCAGGAATTTGATGTTAACTCTGATTCAGATCAGGCAGAGTGCTTTGATCCgcaaattttcataaaaaatttaccaGAACTATCAGATGTGGTGTCAAACTTTCAGGCAACTATTTTGCCGAAGGAAACTCAGAACAGTAAAGCTGTAACACTAGTTCTTGATTTGGATG AAACACTTGTCCACTCTACGTTGGAACACCGTGATGATGCGGACTTCACCTTCTCTGTTTTCTTCAACATGAAAGAGCATACTGTATATGTGAAACAGAGGCCTTACCTCCACACGTTCTTGGAGAGAGTTGCGGAGATGTTTGAAGTTGTTATTTTTACTGCAAGCCAAAGCATCTATGCAGAGCAACTTCTTGATATACTGGATCCAGATGGAAAGCTTATATCTCGCCGAGTTTACCGTGAATCATGCATTTTTGCAGATGGCAGTTACACTAAAGATTTGACAGTTTTAGGTGTTGATCTTGCAAAAGTTGCCATAGTTGATAATTCTCCACAG GTTTTCCGGTTGCAAGTCAATAATGGGATTCCTATAAAGAGTTGGTTTGATGATCCGTCAGACTGTGCACTAGTTTCATTACTTCCTTTCTTAGAGACCCTGATTGATGCCGATGATGTCCGTCCAATCATTGCCAAGAGATTTG GTCATTTGAAGAAACCTAATAGAATATCTGCTAATGGCAAAAATAGTAG GATCAgcttatttaagaaaaaataa
- the LOC142636029 gene encoding uncharacterized protein LOC142636029 isoform X1, with product MPSLKMKHNLSMHGLKEKYGLHACQKSSKVSKKSCSYVRITEQTAEFDTCIHKCQDVSSSTQVPIENVESNEATDCAELPNEETSQFQKQPSFFVDSATIERMESTHNSNLETIFSPALEPIENDTELKADGDTGNNNDPDMPRLGADDSDDNRSSSDYQTCDVSDFYISDMIVASLPVNENAFDGDIGDANFFPNYDYTEPLFDVAEQYIMFPFLEETMKMSDINDAQSGEEALKDSDNNSLYLAIEQMRSCNQEFDVNSDSDQAECFDPQIFIKNLPELSDVVSNFQATILPKETQNSKAVTLVLDLDETLVHSTLEHRDDADFTFSVFFNMKEHTVYVKQRPYLHTFLERVAEMFEVVIFTASQSIYAEQLLDILDPDGKLISRRVYRESCIFADGSYTKDLTVLGVDLAKVAIVDNSPQVFRLQVNNGIPIKSWFDDPSDCALVSLLPFLETLIDADDVRPIIAKRFGHLKKPNRISANGKNSSNIENKLLLYSHLEKIRLLHFLFFRCSFVSF from the exons ATGCCATCACTAAAAATGAAGCACAATTTGAGCATGCAcggtttaaaagaaaaatatggtcTTCATGCCTGCCAAAAGTCAAGTAAAGTTTCCAAAAAATCATGCTCATATGTCAGGATTACTGAACAAACAGCAGAATTTGACACCTGTATTCACAAATGTCAGGATG TTTCTTCAAGCACCCAAGTGCCCATTGAGAACGTTGAAAGCAATGAAGCTACAGACTGTGCCGAATTGCCTAATGAAGAAACTTCTCAGTTTCAGAAACAGCCATCATTCTTTGTAGATTCTGCAACCATTGAAAGaatg GAATCTACTCACAATTCAAACTTGGAGACAATTTTCTCTCCTGCTTTGGAGCCCATTGAAAACGATACTGAACTAAAAGCTGACGGTGATACAG GGAATAACAATGATCCTGACATGCCAAGGTTGGGAGCTGATGACAGTGATGATAATAGAAGCTCATCTGATTATCAAACTTGTGATGTATCAGATTTTTATATATCTGACATGATTGTTGCTAGCTTACCCGTCAATGAGAATGCTTTTGATGGTGATATTGGtgatgcaaatttttttcctaattacgATTATACTGAGCCGTTGTTTGATGTGGCTGAGCAATACATAATGTTTCCTTTCCTTGAGGAAACTATGAAAATGAGCGATATCAATGATGCCCAATCTGGTGAAGAAGCCTTAAAGGACTCGGACAATAACAGCTTGTACCTAGCAATTGAACAGATGAGATCCTGCAACCAGGAATTTGATGTTAACTCTGATTCAGATCAGGCAGAGTGCTTTGATCCgcaaattttcataaaaaatttaccaGAACTATCAGATGTGGTGTCAAACTTTCAGGCAACTATTTTGCCGAAGGAAACTCAGAACAGTAAAGCTGTAACACTAGTTCTTGATTTGGATG AAACACTTGTCCACTCTACGTTGGAACACCGTGATGATGCGGACTTCACCTTCTCTGTTTTCTTCAACATGAAAGAGCATACTGTATATGTGAAACAGAGGCCTTACCTCCACACGTTCTTGGAGAGAGTTGCGGAGATGTTTGAAGTTGTTATTTTTACTGCAAGCCAAAGCATCTATGCAGAGCAACTTCTTGATATACTGGATCCAGATGGAAAGCTTATATCTCGCCGAGTTTACCGTGAATCATGCATTTTTGCAGATGGCAGTTACACTAAAGATTTGACAGTTTTAGGTGTTGATCTTGCAAAAGTTGCCATAGTTGATAATTCTCCACAG GTTTTCCGGTTGCAAGTCAATAATGGGATTCCTATAAAGAGTTGGTTTGATGATCCGTCAGACTGTGCACTAGTTTCATTACTTCCTTTCTTAGAGACCCTGATTGATGCCGATGATGTCCGTCCAATCATTGCCAAGAGATTTG GTCATTTGAAGAAACCTAATAGAATATCTGCTAATGGCAAAAATAGTAG CAACATTGAGAACAAGTTACTTTTGTATTCTCATTTGGAGAAGATTAGAttgttgcattttttattttttcgttGTTCTTTTGTATCCTTTTAA